The proteins below come from a single Gordonia pseudamarae genomic window:
- a CDS encoding acyl-CoA dehydrogenase family protein, with amino-acid sequence MTTHAEPRDTSAVGKNPHPRNFIGTAMRVLTTVTGSEFAEKYQLREPINRVAYQATKTGFQSLGAAGRAFKKVQGGSGEAARPAKSTKNYFNLTPDDEQQMITETVTDFATEILRPAAYDADHDATTPEDILTRSAELGITMINVPEEYDGAASERGVVTNALVAEAMAYGDMGLALPLLAPSGVATALTNFGSEGQQKTYLPDFAGENVPQSAVVIAEPRPLFDAFALATKATRVPSGYRLNGVKSFVPAAGSSELFIVGAQLDGKPALFIVESDSKGLIIEADPGMGVRAAGMGRLLLQDVAVPESALLGEEPGEEAFAAYRDVVRLSRLGWSALAAGTGKAVLDYVIPYVNEREAFGEPISNRQAVAFMVANIATELDAIRLVTLRGASRAEQGLSFAREAALSRKLTIDKGLQIGLDGVQLLGGHGFTKEHPVERWYRDLRGAGIGEGIVVL; translated from the coding sequence ATGACCACTCACGCCGAACCGCGCGACACCTCCGCAGTCGGAAAGAATCCGCATCCCCGCAACTTCATCGGCACCGCGATGCGCGTGCTGACCACGGTCACCGGCTCCGAGTTCGCCGAGAAGTACCAGCTCCGCGAGCCCATCAACCGGGTCGCCTACCAGGCCACCAAGACCGGCTTCCAGTCCCTCGGCGCCGCGGGCCGGGCCTTCAAGAAGGTACAGGGCGGCTCGGGTGAGGCGGCCCGCCCGGCCAAGTCCACCAAGAACTACTTCAATCTGACGCCCGACGACGAGCAGCAGATGATCACCGAGACGGTCACCGATTTCGCCACCGAGATCCTGCGCCCGGCCGCCTACGACGCCGACCACGACGCCACCACGCCCGAGGACATCCTCACGCGGTCGGCCGAACTCGGCATCACCATGATCAACGTCCCCGAGGAATACGACGGCGCCGCCTCCGAGCGTGGTGTGGTCACCAACGCGCTGGTCGCCGAGGCCATGGCGTACGGCGACATGGGTCTGGCGCTGCCGCTGCTCGCCCCGAGCGGTGTGGCCACCGCCCTCACCAACTTCGGCTCCGAGGGCCAGCAGAAGACCTACCTGCCCGACTTCGCCGGCGAGAACGTGCCGCAGTCGGCCGTGGTCATCGCCGAACCGCGACCGCTGTTCGACGCGTTCGCCCTGGCGACCAAGGCCACCCGCGTGCCCAGCGGCTACCGCCTCAACGGTGTGAAGTCGTTCGTTCCGGCCGCCGGATCGTCGGAACTGTTCATCGTCGGCGCCCAGCTCGACGGAAAGCCCGCCCTGTTCATCGTCGAGTCGGACTCCAAGGGCCTGATCATCGAGGCCGACCCGGGCATGGGCGTGCGCGCCGCGGGCATGGGCCGACTGCTGCTGCAGGATGTGGCCGTGCCCGAGTCCGCGCTCCTGGGCGAAGAGCCCGGCGAGGAGGCGTTCGCCGCCTACCGCGACGTGGTGCGCCTGTCGCGCCTGGGCTGGTCGGCGCTCGCCGCCGGCACCGGCAAGGCCGTACTCGACTACGTGATCCCCTACGTCAACGAGCGTGAGGCGTTCGGCGAGCCGATCTCCAACCGGCAGGCGGTCGCCTTCATGGTGGCCAACATCGCCACCGAACTCGACGCCATCCGACTGGTCACCCTGCGTGGTGCCTCGCGTGCCGAGCAGGGCCTGTCGTTCGCCCGCGAAGCCGCACTCTCGCGCAAGCTGACCATCGACAAGGGCCTGCAGATCGGCCTCGACGGCGTGCAGTTGCTGGGTGGCCACGGCTTCACCAAGGAACATCCGGTCGAGCGCTGGTACCGCGACCTGCGCGGCGCGGGCATCGGCGAGGGCATCGTCGTCCTCTGA
- a CDS encoding propionyl-CoA synthetase yields MGKYADAFDRSISDRESFWLDAARAVDWVTPPGTALDESAAPLYRWFPGAELNTSVNALDRHVAAGRADQAALIWDSAMVGEVRTYTYAQLLDEVSRFAGVLAAQGVAKGDRVIIYMPMIPEAAIAMLACARIGAVHSVVFGGFAAPELATRIDDAQPVALVAASGGIEPGRTIEYLPMVAKALELSEFPPTTVIVKDRTQVAGSAADHDGWLDWDTEITGVAPADAVTVAATDPLYVLYTSGTTGKPKGVVRDNGGHAVAMTWSMTNVYGINPGDVFWAASDVGWVVGHSYIVYAPLLSGATTVMYEGKPVGTPDAGAFWRVVADHKVNALFTAPTAIRAIRKADPDAKELAKYDVSSMHTLFAAGERLDPDTYEWATQVLGVPVVDHWWQTETGWAIAANLRGLEPLPLKAGSPTVRVPGYQVEILDAGGTRITDGSEGNIVIKLPLPPGTLVGLWRDDDRYRSSYLSAFDGYYLTGDSGYIDADGYVFVLGRSDDVINVAGHRLSTGGIEAVVASHPAVAECAVIGIHDDLKGQRPSGYVVLKSGVEIDPDTLRSELVKLVRDEIGAVATFRDVTVVAALPKTRSGKILRKTMRQIADNEEYTVPSTIEDRAVLDALAAQLGGK; encoded by the coding sequence ATGGGTAAGTACGCCGACGCATTCGACCGCAGTATCAGCGACCGGGAATCCTTCTGGCTCGACGCGGCACGGGCCGTCGACTGGGTGACCCCGCCCGGCACGGCGCTCGACGAGTCGGCGGCCCCGCTGTACCGCTGGTTCCCCGGCGCCGAACTGAACACCTCGGTCAACGCCCTCGACCGGCACGTCGCCGCGGGCCGGGCCGATCAGGCCGCGCTCATCTGGGATTCGGCGATGGTGGGGGAGGTACGCACCTACACGTACGCGCAACTGCTCGACGAAGTGTCCAGATTTGCGGGTGTGCTTGCCGCGCAGGGCGTCGCCAAGGGTGACCGGGTCATCATCTACATGCCGATGATCCCCGAGGCCGCGATCGCAATGCTGGCGTGCGCGCGTATCGGTGCCGTCCACTCCGTGGTGTTCGGCGGATTCGCCGCCCCCGAACTGGCCACCCGCATCGATGACGCCCAGCCGGTCGCCCTTGTTGCCGCATCGGGCGGTATCGAACCCGGACGCACCATCGAATACCTGCCGATGGTGGCCAAAGCACTTGAGTTGTCCGAGTTTCCGCCCACCACCGTCATCGTCAAGGACCGCACGCAGGTGGCCGGTTCGGCAGCCGACCACGACGGCTGGCTCGACTGGGACACCGAGATCACCGGCGTCGCACCCGCCGACGCGGTCACCGTGGCCGCCACCGACCCGCTGTACGTGCTGTACACCTCCGGCACCACCGGCAAACCCAAGGGCGTGGTGCGCGACAACGGCGGACACGCCGTCGCGATGACCTGGTCGATGACCAACGTCTATGGCATCAACCCCGGTGACGTCTTCTGGGCGGCCTCCGACGTCGGCTGGGTCGTCGGGCACAGCTACATCGTGTACGCGCCGCTGCTGTCGGGCGCCACCACCGTCATGTACGAGGGCAAACCCGTCGGCACCCCCGATGCGGGTGCCTTCTGGCGGGTTGTCGCCGACCACAAGGTGAACGCACTGTTCACCGCCCCCACCGCGATCCGCGCCATCCGCAAGGCCGACCCGGACGCCAAAGAACTCGCCAAGTACGACGTCTCGTCGATGCACACACTGTTCGCAGCCGGTGAGCGCCTCGACCCCGACACCTACGAGTGGGCCACCCAGGTTCTCGGGGTGCCGGTCGTCGATCACTGGTGGCAGACCGAAACAGGCTGGGCGATCGCCGCCAACCTGCGCGGCCTGGAGCCGTTGCCCCTCAAGGCCGGTTCGCCGACCGTCCGGGTGCCCGGCTATCAGGTGGAGATCCTCGATGCCGGCGGCACCCGGATCACCGACGGCAGCGAAGGCAACATCGTCATCAAACTGCCGCTGCCGCCGGGCACCCTTGTCGGCCTGTGGCGCGACGACGACCGCTACCGCTCCTCGTACCTGTCGGCGTTCGACGGCTACTACCTGACCGGCGACTCCGGCTACATCGACGCCGACGGTTACGTGTTCGTGCTCGGCCGCTCCGACGACGTCATCAACGTCGCCGGACACCGCCTGTCCACCGGCGGTATCGAGGCCGTGGTGGCCTCACATCCGGCGGTTGCCGAATGCGCCGTGATCGGCATCCACGACGACCTCAAGGGTCAGCGGCCCAGCGGTTACGTGGTGCTCAAATCGGGTGTCGAGATCGATCCCGACACGTTGCGTTCGGAACTGGTGAAGCTGGTTCGCGACGAGATCGGCGCCGTCGCCACCTTCCGTGACGTGACCGTCGTCGCGGCGCTGCCCAAGACCCGTTCGGGCAAGATACTGCGTAAGACGATGCGCCAGATCGCCGACAACGAGGAGTACACGGTGCCCTCCACCATCGAGGACCGCGCCGTCCTCGACGCGCTCGCCGCACAACTCGGCGGCAAGTAG
- a CDS encoding thiolase family protein — translation MTRPLREVVFVDGVRTPFGKGKGQYAETRADDLVVKLIRELVRRHPELPPERIDEVAIAATTQTGDQGLTIGRTAAILAGLPESVPGYAIDRMCAGAMTAVTTTAGSIAFGAYDVAIAGGVEHMGRHPMGEGVDPNPRIVSERLVDPSALVMGNTAENVHDRYPAITKDRTDAYAVRSQDLAAQAYADGKIQPDLVPVATRSAELGFGLATTDEPMRPGTTVDDLGKLKTPFRPHGRVTAGNAAGINDGATASLLASEETAKELGLPIKMRLVTYAFAGVAPEVMAVGPIPSTDKALAKAGLTIEDIDAFEINEAFAVQVLAFLDHYGIDQNDDRVNPYGGAIAFGHPLASSGVRLMIQLARQFEEDPSIRYGLTTMCVGLGMGGTVIWENPHWNGEKKGAA, via the coding sequence TTGACACGCCCCTTGCGCGAGGTCGTCTTCGTCGACGGCGTTCGCACACCTTTCGGTAAAGGCAAAGGCCAGTACGCCGAAACCCGCGCCGACGACCTGGTCGTCAAGCTGATCCGTGAACTCGTCCGCCGGCACCCCGAACTCCCGCCGGAGCGGATCGACGAGGTCGCCATCGCGGCCACCACCCAGACCGGCGATCAGGGCCTGACCATCGGCCGCACCGCCGCCATTCTGGCCGGCCTGCCCGAGTCCGTCCCCGGCTACGCCATCGACCGCATGTGCGCGGGCGCGATGACCGCGGTCACCACCACCGCCGGGTCGATCGCCTTCGGCGCCTACGACGTCGCCATCGCCGGCGGTGTCGAGCACATGGGCCGCCACCCGATGGGTGAGGGCGTCGACCCTAACCCGCGGATCGTGTCCGAACGTCTCGTCGACCCGTCGGCGCTGGTCATGGGCAACACTGCCGAAAATGTGCACGATCGCTACCCGGCCATCACCAAGGACCGCACCGACGCCTACGCGGTGCGCTCGCAGGATCTGGCCGCGCAGGCATACGCCGACGGCAAGATCCAACCCGACCTGGTACCCGTGGCCACCCGCTCGGCCGAGCTCGGTTTCGGCCTGGCCACCACCGACGAACCGATGCGCCCCGGCACCACCGTGGACGACCTCGGCAAGCTCAAGACGCCGTTCCGCCCGCACGGCCGAGTCACCGCCGGCAACGCCGCGGGCATCAACGACGGTGCCACAGCCTCGCTGCTCGCCTCGGAGGAGACCGCCAAGGAACTGGGTCTGCCCATCAAGATGCGGTTGGTCACCTACGCATTCGCGGGCGTGGCACCCGAGGTGATGGCCGTCGGCCCCATTCCGTCCACCGACAAGGCGCTGGCCAAGGCCGGACTGACCATCGAGGACATCGACGCCTTCGAGATCAACGAGGCGTTCGCCGTGCAGGTGCTCGCCTTCCTCGATCACTACGGCATCGACCAGAACGACGACCGTGTCAACCCGTACGGCGGCGCCATCGCCTTCGGCCATCCGCTCGCCTCCTCGGGCGTGCGGCTGATGATCCAGCTGGCCCGGCAATTCGAGGAGGATCCGTCGATCCGTTACGGCCTGACCACCATGTGTGTGGGCCTGGGTATGGGCGGCACCGTCATCTGGGAGAACCCGCACTGGAACGGCGAGAAGAAGGGCGCGGCCTGA
- a CDS encoding acyl-CoA dehydrogenase family protein, with protein MAINLELPKKLHVTIDQAHQAAAEIFRPISRKYDLAEHAYPVELDTLASLYDGLSETGQAGAGADGGRSQTAKKKPKAEGEIVNGGNMQSVLNVMETSWGDVGLMLSIPYQGLGNSAIAAVATDEQLKKFGKVWAAMAITEPSFGSDSAAVSTTATRDGDDYVINGEKIFVTSGSRATHIVVWATVDKSLGRAAIKSFVVPREHPGVEIVRLEHKLGIKASDTAVIRFDNCRVSKDNLLGSPEVDVKKGFGGVMQTFDNTRPLVAGMAVGLARAALEELRGILEEAGVEIDYDRPAADQHAAAAEFIRMEADFEAAYLLTMRATWMADNKIPNSTEASMSKAKAGRTVTDITNKTVELTGTLGYSERLLIEKWARDSKILDIFEGTQQIQNLIIARRVLGKSSAELK; from the coding sequence ATGGCCATCAACCTTGAGCTTCCCAAGAAGCTGCACGTCACCATCGACCAGGCGCACCAGGCGGCCGCGGAGATCTTCCGTCCCATCTCGCGCAAGTACGACCTGGCCGAGCACGCCTACCCGGTCGAGCTCGACACCCTCGCCAGCCTGTACGACGGCCTGTCCGAAACCGGCCAGGCCGGTGCCGGCGCCGACGGCGGTCGCAGTCAGACCGCCAAGAAGAAGCCGAAGGCCGAGGGCGAGATCGTCAACGGCGGCAACATGCAGTCGGTCCTCAATGTCATGGAGACCTCGTGGGGCGACGTCGGCCTGATGCTGTCGATCCCGTACCAGGGTCTGGGCAACTCGGCGATCGCCGCCGTCGCCACCGACGAGCAGCTCAAGAAGTTCGGCAAGGTGTGGGCCGCGATGGCCATCACCGAGCCGAGCTTCGGCTCCGACTCGGCCGCGGTAAGCACCACCGCCACCCGCGACGGCGACGACTACGTCATCAACGGCGAGAAGATCTTCGTCACCTCCGGTTCGCGCGCCACCCACATCGTGGTGTGGGCGACAGTCGACAAGAGCCTGGGCCGGGCGGCGATCAAGTCGTTCGTCGTACCGCGTGAACATCCGGGCGTGGAGATCGTGCGCCTGGAACACAAACTCGGCATCAAGGCGTCCGATACCGCCGTCATCCGCTTCGACAACTGCCGCGTCTCCAAGGACAACCTGCTCGGCTCCCCCGAGGTGGATGTCAAGAAGGGATTCGGCGGGGTCATGCAGACCTTCGACAACACCCGTCCGCTGGTGGCCGGGATGGCCGTCGGTCTGGCGCGTGCCGCCCTCGAAGAGCTGCGCGGCATCCTCGAGGAGGCCGGCGTGGAGATCGACTACGACCGTCCCGCGGCCGACCAGCATGCCGCCGCGGCCGAATTCATCCGGATGGAAGCCGATTTCGAGGCCGCCTACCTGCTGACGATGCGTGCCACCTGGATGGCCGACAACAAAATCCCCAACTCCACCGAGGCGTCGATGTCCAAGGCCAAGGCCGGCCGCACCGTCACCGACATCACCAACAAGACGGTGGAGCTGACCGGCACCCTCGGCTACTCCGAGCGCCTGCTGATCGAGAAGTGGGCCCGCGACTCCAAGATCCTCGACATCTTCGAGGGCACCCAGCAGATCCAGAACCTGATCATCGCCCGACGGGTTCTCGGAAAGAGCAGCGCCGAACTGAAGTGA
- a CDS encoding 3-hydroxyacyl-CoA dehydrogenase NAD-binding domain-containing protein codes for MSTPIETLLADVAKLYSDDEVVTTAHLRKVTLASGKVLGLVTLDNGLDHTRPNTFGPKSLVSLNTAYDAALADDDIDAIAVTGKQFILAAGADLTSLQAGGPDGIRTIAELGHAVFRKISGGAGSAASGPNQRRKPSFGFINGLALGGGLEVALHADYRTVIDSVPAVGLPEVMLGLIPGWGGGYLLPNLIGPENAAKVFIENPLNNGRVLKGLQVRDLGIADVAFNGADFLEQSLVWADKVLTGEIVVSRPEIDRGQAWDDAVAKAAAFVAGKTSGTSPAAAKAIELLTLAKTATADDGFAAEDDALVAMSRTPELVASLYSFELVQKRAKRPAGAPDKNLAQKVTKVGIIGAGLMASQFALLFVSKLKVPVVLVDLDQDRADKGVAYVHAELDKKLAAGRATQDATNRLKALVTGEVDYQKAFGDADFIIEAVFEEMGVKQTVFHNAELVAPETAVFATNTSSLSITEMASKLKNPERVVGFHFFNPVAVMPLLEVIKGEYTSDAALATAFATGKKLGKTTILVKDSPSFIVNRLLGRFMGEVARIADEGTPVAVVDSAFAGVAPMPPYVLIALVGPAIAYHNNETLTKAFPDRFYLSENLHKVVEAGKRSFYGADGKLDPEVEALLTVGDKQLSPEEVRSITLDGLADEIRRMLDEGVASAPEDIDLAMITGAGFQFWNGGITQLLDREGISEKVAGRKFH; via the coding sequence ATGAGCACCCCCATCGAAACCCTGCTCGCCGACGTGGCGAAGCTCTACAGCGACGACGAGGTGGTGACCACCGCGCATCTGCGCAAGGTCACCCTGGCCTCAGGCAAGGTACTGGGCCTGGTCACCCTCGACAACGGGCTCGACCACACCCGCCCCAACACGTTCGGACCCAAGTCGCTGGTGTCGCTGAACACCGCCTACGACGCCGCCCTCGCCGACGACGACATCGACGCGATCGCGGTCACCGGCAAGCAGTTCATCCTGGCCGCCGGCGCCGACCTGACCTCGTTGCAGGCCGGTGGCCCCGACGGCATCCGCACGATCGCCGAACTCGGTCACGCCGTGTTCCGTAAGATCAGCGGCGGCGCCGGGAGCGCAGCGAGCGGGCCGAATCAGCGCCGTAAGCCGTCGTTCGGGTTCATCAACGGTCTGGCGCTCGGCGGCGGCCTGGAGGTGGCGCTGCACGCCGACTACCGCACCGTCATCGACTCGGTCCCGGCCGTGGGCCTGCCCGAGGTGATGCTGGGCCTGATCCCCGGCTGGGGCGGCGGCTACCTGCTGCCCAACCTGATCGGTCCGGAGAACGCCGCCAAGGTGTTCATCGAGAATCCGCTCAACAACGGCAGGGTGCTCAAGGGCCTGCAGGTGCGCGACCTGGGTATCGCCGACGTCGCGTTCAACGGCGCCGACTTCCTCGAGCAGTCGCTGGTGTGGGCCGACAAGGTGCTCACCGGTGAGATCGTGGTGTCCCGGCCGGAGATCGACCGCGGCCAGGCCTGGGACGACGCCGTCGCCAAGGCCGCGGCCTTCGTCGCGGGCAAGACCAGTGGCACCTCCCCCGCCGCCGCCAAGGCCATCGAGCTGCTCACGCTGGCCAAGACCGCCACCGCCGACGACGGTTTCGCCGCCGAGGACGACGCGCTGGTCGCGATGTCGCGGACACCGGAGCTGGTCGCATCGCTGTACTCGTTCGAGCTGGTGCAGAAGCGGGCCAAACGCCCGGCCGGCGCACCCGACAAGAATCTGGCACAGAAGGTCACCAAGGTCGGCATCATCGGCGCCGGATTGATGGCCTCGCAGTTCGCGTTGCTGTTCGTCTCGAAGCTCAAAGTTCCTGTGGTGCTGGTGGATTTGGACCAGGACCGCGCCGACAAGGGTGTGGCGTATGTGCACGCCGAACTCGACAAGAAGCTCGCCGCCGGCCGGGCGACCCAGGATGCCACCAATCGCCTCAAGGCACTGGTGACCGGAGAGGTCGACTACCAGAAGGCATTCGGCGACGCCGACTTCATCATCGAAGCGGTTTTCGAGGAAATGGGCGTCAAGCAGACCGTTTTCCACAATGCCGAGCTGGTGGCCCCCGAAACAGCGGTCTTCGCCACCAACACCTCGTCGTTGTCGATCACCGAAATGGCCTCGAAACTGAAGAACCCTGAACGGGTGGTGGGTTTCCACTTCTTCAACCCGGTTGCCGTGATGCCGCTGCTGGAGGTCATCAAGGGCGAGTACACCTCTGACGCGGCGCTGGCCACCGCTTTCGCCACCGGGAAAAAGCTGGGCAAAACCACCATTCTGGTCAAGGATTCGCCGTCGTTCATCGTGAACCGGCTGCTCGGCCGGTTCATGGGAGAGGTCGCCCGCATCGCCGATGAGGGAACCCCGGTCGCCGTCGTGGATTCGGCATTCGCCGGTGTCGCACCCATGCCGCCGTATGTGTTGATCGCACTTGTCGGCCCGGCTATCGCCTACCACAACAACGAAACGCTGACCAAGGCGTTCCCCGACCGGTTCTACCTGTCGGAGAATCTGCACAAGGTGGTTGAGGCGGGCAAACGGTCGTTTTACGGCGCCGACGGAAAGCTCGACCCGGAGGTCGAGGCTCTGCTCACCGTCGGCGACAAGCAGTTGTCGCCGGAAGAGGTGCGCAGCATCACTCTCGACGGCCTCGCCGACGAAATCCGCCGGATGCTCGACGAAGGTGTCGCATCGGCGCCCGAAGATATCGATCTGGCGATGATCACGGGCGCCGGATTCCAGTTCTGGAATGGCGGAATCACGCAACTGCTTGACCGGGAAGGGATCTCGGAAAAGGTGGCCGGACGAAAGTTCCACTGA